A region from the Mesorhizobium sp. J8 genome encodes:
- a CDS encoding VOC family protein codes for MSGFAERRSVATVALVVANYDEAISWYVERLGFVLIEDLDLGGGKRWVTVAPANGQGARLLLAEASGEEQASRIGNQTGGRVFLFLETDDFSRDHQAMLGRGVEFREAPRHEAYGTVAVFSDLYGNLWDLIEPKRQG; via the coding sequence ATGAGCGGTTTTGCCGAACGCCGCAGCGTCGCGACCGTGGCGCTTGTCGTCGCCAATTACGACGAGGCGATTTCCTGGTATGTCGAGCGGCTCGGCTTCGTGCTCATCGAGGATCTCGACCTCGGCGGCGGCAAGCGCTGGGTAACCGTCGCGCCGGCGAACGGCCAAGGCGCACGGCTGCTCCTGGCGGAAGCTTCCGGCGAAGAGCAGGCAAGCCGCATCGGCAACCAGACGGGCGGCCGGGTGTTCCTGTTCCTAGAGACCGACGATTTTTCCCGCGACCATCAGGCGATGCTCGGCAGGGGCGTCGAATTCCGCGAGGCGCCGCGCCACGAGGCCTATGGCACGGTGGCGGTCTTTTCCGATCTCTACGGCAATCTCTGGGACCTGATCGAGCCAAAACGGCAAGGCTGA
- a CDS encoding fimbrial protein has protein sequence MARPIAEEDEEKPLDPAAENVRRKLVRFMIVNLGLLFLALMVVIGALVYKARNAPVAGPAPAGDIPAPAGAPPSGDIVLPVGAKVISQSLSGNRLSIDAELADGSRSIFVYDIAERRIIGQFAIRSK, from the coding sequence ATGGCCCGGCCGATCGCCGAAGAAGATGAGGAAAAGCCGCTCGACCCAGCGGCCGAGAACGTGCGCCGCAAGCTCGTCCGCTTCATGATCGTCAATCTCGGCCTTCTGTTCCTCGCCCTTATGGTGGTGATCGGGGCGCTTGTCTACAAAGCCCGCAACGCGCCGGTGGCTGGACCGGCGCCCGCCGGCGATATCCCGGCTCCGGCCGGCGCGCCGCCGTCGGGCGACATCGTGCTTCCCGTCGGTGCCAAGGTGATCAGCCAGTCGCTCTCCGGCAACCGCCTGTCTATCGACGCCGAGCTTGCCGACGGCAGCCGGTCGATCTTTGTCTACGACATCGCCGAGCGCCGCATCATCGGCCAGTTCGCGATTCGCAGCAAATGA
- a CDS encoding RluA family pseudouridine synthase, with translation MSAHNEEAPILIEDESADEDSGEAVVLGAGADAAGQRLDQWLAARLGPELSRSRVQALIKQGAVSIAGKAVLEAKRKLTAGDRIEILVPAPEPAAPQGEDIPLDILYEDDELIVINKPAGLVVHPGAGNWTGTLVNALIHHCGDSISGIGGVKRPGIVHRLDKETSGVMVVAKTDRAHKALSEAFADHGRAGDLERAYLALVWGIPQRPTGTIDAALGRAADRVRRAVVPESRDDARHAVTHFSVVERFGEEQRAFATASLVECRLETGRTHQIRVHMAHIGHPVVGDPDYGQAFRTKANRLPEPLKTKVKAFPRQALHAWLLEFRHPTTHLTMRFEAPMPGDMEELVGDFRRL, from the coding sequence ATGAGCGCTCATAACGAAGAGGCCCCGATATTGATAGAGGACGAATCGGCGGACGAGGATTCCGGCGAAGCCGTCGTGCTTGGAGCCGGTGCGGACGCCGCCGGCCAGCGCCTCGACCAGTGGCTCGCCGCCCGGCTCGGGCCGGAGCTGTCGCGCAGCCGCGTGCAGGCGCTGATCAAACAGGGCGCGGTCTCCATCGCCGGCAAGGCGGTGCTGGAAGCCAAGCGCAAGCTGACGGCCGGCGATCGGATCGAAATCCTGGTGCCCGCGCCCGAGCCGGCCGCGCCGCAGGGTGAGGACATCCCCCTCGACATCCTCTACGAGGATGACGAGCTGATCGTCATCAACAAGCCGGCGGGGCTGGTCGTCCATCCTGGCGCCGGCAACTGGACCGGCACGCTGGTCAACGCGCTGATCCACCATTGCGGCGACAGCATCTCCGGTATCGGCGGCGTCAAACGGCCGGGCATCGTCCATCGGCTGGACAAGGAAACCAGCGGCGTCATGGTCGTGGCCAAGACCGACCGCGCCCACAAGGCCCTGTCGGAGGCTTTTGCCGACCATGGCCGCGCCGGCGATCTCGAGCGCGCCTATCTGGCGCTGGTTTGGGGCATTCCGCAGCGGCCGACCGGCACGATCGACGCCGCCTTGGGCCGCGCCGCCGACCGCGTGCGCCGCGCGGTGGTGCCGGAAAGCCGCGACGACGCCCGCCATGCCGTCACCCATTTCTCGGTCGTCGAGCGCTTCGGCGAGGAGCAGCGGGCCTTTGCCACCGCAAGCCTGGTCGAATGCCGGCTCGAAACCGGCCGCACCCATCAGATCCGCGTCCACATGGCCCATATCGGCCATCCGGTTGTCGGCGACCCGGACTACGGCCAGGCCTTCCGCACCAAGGCCAACCGGCTGCCCGAACCCCTGAAAACCAAGGTCAAAGCCTTTCCCCGACAGGCACTGCACGCCTGGCTCCTTGAATTCCGGCACCCGACCACCCATCTAACGATGAGGTTCGAAGCGCCGATGCCTGGAGACATGGAGGAACTCGTCGGCGACTTCAGGAGACTCTGA
- the rpoH gene encoding RNA polymerase sigma factor RpoH — MAQSLPSIVSGEGGLARYLEEIRRFPMLQPQEEYMLAKRYAEHQDTSAAHKLVTSHLRLVAKIAMGYRGYGLPIGEVISEGNVGLMQAVKKFEPERGFRLATYAMWWIKASIQEYILRSWSLVKMGTTANQKRLFFNLRKVKGKIQALDEGDLKPDQIAEIATRLNVSEAEVVSMNRRLSGDASLNAPIRASEGESGEWQDWLVDDHESQEEMLIEQDELENRRAMLSGALSVLNDRERRIFEARRLAEEPLTLEELSAEFDISRERVRQIEVRAFEKVQDAVKAAAKRQTQALRTIEAQPAA; from the coding sequence ATGGCCCAATCATTACCCAGTATCGTTTCCGGTGAAGGCGGTCTCGCCCGTTACCTGGAAGAAATCCGCCGCTTTCCGATGCTTCAGCCGCAGGAAGAGTACATGCTCGCGAAACGCTACGCCGAGCATCAGGACACTTCGGCTGCCCACAAGCTCGTCACCAGCCATTTGCGGCTCGTCGCCAAGATCGCCATGGGCTATCGCGGCTACGGCCTGCCGATCGGCGAGGTGATCTCGGAAGGCAATGTCGGCCTCATGCAGGCCGTGAAGAAATTCGAACCGGAGCGTGGTTTCCGGCTCGCCACCTATGCCATGTGGTGGATCAAGGCCTCGATCCAGGAATACATCCTGCGCTCGTGGAGCCTGGTCAAGATGGGCACCACCGCCAACCAGAAGCGTCTGTTCTTCAACCTCCGCAAGGTGAAGGGCAAGATCCAGGCGCTCGACGAAGGCGACTTGAAGCCCGACCAGATCGCCGAGATCGCCACCCGCCTCAACGTTTCCGAGGCCGAAGTGGTGTCGATGAACCGCCGCCTGTCGGGCGACGCTTCGCTCAACGCCCCGATCCGGGCGAGCGAAGGCGAGTCCGGCGAATGGCAGGACTGGCTGGTCGACGACCACGAAAGCCAGGAAGAGATGCTGATCGAACAGGACGAGCTGGAAAACCGGCGCGCCATGCTGTCGGGCGCCCTGTCGGTCCTCAACGACCGCGAGCGGCGCATCTTCGAGGCGCGTCGCCTCGCCGAAGAGCCGCTGACGCTGGAGGAACTCTCGGCCGAGTTCGACATCAGCCGCGAGCGCGTGCGCCAGATCGAGGTGCGCGCCTTCGAGAAGGTACAGGACGCGGTCAAGGCCGCCGCCAAGCGCCAGACCCAGGCGCTGCGCACCATCGAAGCGCAGCCGGCGGCTTGA
- a CDS encoding peroxiredoxin, whose translation MSLRINDVAPDFTAETTQGTIKFHDWIGDGWAVLFSHPKNFTPVCTTELGTMAGLEGEFKKRNVKIIGISVDPVSSHDKWQADIKTATGHTVNYPLIGDKDLKVAKLYEMLPAGAGESSEGRTPADNATVRSVYVIGPDKKIKLVLTYPMTTGRNFDEILRVIDSIQLTAKHQVATPANWKQGDDVIITAAVSNEDAIKRFGAYETVLPYLRKTKQPSA comes from the coding sequence ATGAGTCTTCGTATCAACGATGTCGCGCCGGATTTCACGGCCGAGACCACGCAGGGCACCATCAAGTTCCACGACTGGATCGGCGACGGCTGGGCGGTGCTGTTCAGCCATCCGAAGAACTTCACGCCGGTCTGCACCACCGAGCTCGGCACCATGGCAGGGCTGGAAGGCGAGTTCAAAAAGCGCAACGTCAAGATCATCGGCATCTCGGTCGATCCGGTGTCGAGCCACGACAAGTGGCAGGCGGACATCAAGACCGCGACCGGCCATACGGTGAACTATCCGCTGATCGGCGACAAGGATCTCAAGGTCGCCAAGCTCTACGAGATGCTGCCTGCGGGCGCCGGCGAGAGCTCGGAGGGCCGCACGCCGGCCGACAACGCCACCGTGCGTTCGGTCTATGTCATCGGCCCAGACAAGAAGATCAAGCTGGTCCTGACCTATCCGATGACCACGGGCCGCAACTTCGACGAGATCCTGCGCGTCATCGATTCCATCCAGCTGACCGCAAAACACCAAGTGGCGACGCCGGCGAACTGGAAGCAGGGCGACGACGTGATCATCACCGCCGCTGTCTCGAACGAGGACGCGATCAAGCGCTTCGGAGCGTATGAGACGGTGCTGCCTTATCTCAGGAAGACCAAGCAGCCCTCGGCATGA
- a CDS encoding cell division protein ZapA: MAQVTVSIDGKQYRMACDEGQEEHLIDLAERFDRYVSHLKDSFGEIGDQRLTVMAGIMVMDELSELTKRVKGMESEVLTLRKTRDEALTKADKSDSVLTTALAALAQRMEDLTATLAIKKA; this comes from the coding sequence ATGGCACAGGTCACGGTTTCCATCGACGGCAAGCAATACCGGATGGCCTGCGACGAGGGCCAGGAAGAGCATCTGATCGACCTTGCAGAGCGCTTCGACCGCTATGTCTCGCATCTGAAGGATTCCTTCGGCGAGATCGGCGACCAGCGGCTCACCGTCATGGCCGGCATCATGGTGATGGACGAGCTCTCAGAGCTCACCAAGCGCGTCAAGGGCATGGAGAGCGAGGTGCTGACCTTGCGCAAGACGCGCGACGAGGCGCTGACCAAGGCCGACAAGAGCGACAGCGTGCTCACGACCGCGCTCGCGGCGCTTGCGCAGCGCATGGAAGATCTCACCGCGACGCTGGCGATAAAGAAGGCTTAA
- a CDS encoding DUF4164 domain-containing protein — translation MTGETTLKEVIARLGKAMEGLENAVAAKLEHERDYSEAEAEVQRMNADRSRLAQELDNSEARAERLEDANKEVSRRLVTAMETIRAVLDR, via the coding sequence ATGACCGGGGAAACGACCCTTAAGGAAGTCATCGCCAGGCTGGGCAAGGCCATGGAAGGGCTGGAAAACGCCGTGGCGGCGAAGCTCGAGCACGAGCGCGATTATTCGGAAGCCGAGGCCGAGGTGCAGCGCATGAACGCCGACCGTTCACGCCTGGCGCAGGAGCTCGACAATTCCGAGGCGCGCGCCGAGCGCCTGGAAGATGCCAACAAGGAAGTGTCGCGGCGGCTGGTGACCGCCATGGAAACCATCCGCGCGGTTCTGGACAGGTAA
- the tkt gene encoding transketolase, which translates to MTSREQHDRMANAIRFLSMDAVEKANSGHPGLPMGCADIATVLFSRFLKFDAKAPHWADRDRFILSAGHGSMLLYSLLYLTGYEDMTIDQIKNFRQLGSKTAGHPEYGHAAGIETTTGPLGQGLANSVGFALGERIMNAAFGNDLVNHYTYVLAGDGCLMEGVSQEAIALAGHLKLNKLIVFWDNNNISIDGPVSLADNTDQVARFQASGWNASHIDGTDPEAIAYAIEAARHSDKPTMIACKTTIGFGAPTKAGTNKAHGSPLGAEEIAGARKFFNWDSPAFEIPADILDAWRAVGKNGAKARADWEGRLAKAEPKLKAEFERRIAGKLPSNFDAVIADYKKKLSADKPKVATRKSSEMALEVINGAVPETIGGSADLTGSNNTKTSQTKNITPDDYGQRYVHYGIREHGMAAAINGLTLHGGLIAYGGTFLCFSDYARPSMRLASLMGIRSIFVMTHDSIGLGEDGPTHQPVEHLAALRAIPNHNVFRPADAVETAECWQIALESEKTPSTLALTRQNLPTVRTEHSAKNLSSQGAYELAAANGEAVVTIFATGSEVEIALGARDLLEKHGHPTRVVSVPCFELFDQQSEDYRAKTIGNAKVKVAIEAGIRQGWDHLIGTDGIFVGMHGFGASGSIEQLYPHFGITAEAAAKAVEARLHGK; encoded by the coding sequence ATGACCTCGCGTGAACAACATGATCGGATGGCCAACGCGATCCGTTTCCTTTCCATGGACGCCGTCGAGAAGGCGAATTCCGGCCACCCCGGCCTGCCGATGGGCTGCGCCGACATCGCCACGGTTCTGTTCAGCCGTTTCCTGAAATTCGACGCCAAAGCGCCGCACTGGGCCGACCGCGACCGCTTCATCCTCTCGGCCGGCCACGGCTCGATGCTGCTCTATTCGCTCCTCTACCTCACCGGCTATGAGGACATGACGATCGACCAGATCAAGAATTTCCGCCAGCTCGGCTCCAAGACTGCGGGCCATCCCGAATACGGCCATGCCGCGGGCATCGAGACCACCACCGGTCCGCTCGGCCAGGGCCTTGCCAATTCGGTCGGCTTCGCGCTCGGCGAGCGCATCATGAACGCCGCCTTCGGCAATGACCTCGTCAACCATTACACCTATGTGCTGGCCGGCGACGGCTGCCTGATGGAAGGCGTCTCCCAGGAAGCCATCGCGCTGGCCGGGCATCTGAAGCTAAACAAGCTGATCGTCTTCTGGGACAACAACAACATCTCGATCGACGGCCCGGTCTCGCTGGCCGACAACACCGATCAGGTTGCCCGCTTCCAGGCTAGCGGTTGGAACGCCAGCCACATCGACGGCACCGATCCGGAAGCGATCGCCTACGCCATCGAGGCGGCGCGCCATTCCGACAAGCCGACGATGATCGCCTGCAAGACCACCATCGGCTTCGGCGCCCCGACCAAGGCCGGCACCAACAAGGCGCATGGCTCGCCGCTGGGCGCCGAGGAAATCGCCGGCGCTCGCAAGTTCTTCAACTGGGACTCGCCGGCCTTCGAGATCCCCGCCGACATCCTCGACGCCTGGCGCGCCGTGGGCAAGAACGGCGCCAAGGCGCGCGCCGATTGGGAAGGCCGGCTTGCCAAGGCCGAGCCGAAGCTAAAGGCCGAGTTCGAACGCCGCATCGCCGGCAAGCTGCCCTCCAACTTCGACGCTGTCATTGCCGACTACAAGAAGAAGCTGTCGGCCGACAAGCCGAAGGTCGCGACCCGCAAATCCTCCGAAATGGCCCTGGAAGTCATCAACGGCGCCGTGCCGGAAACCATCGGCGGCTCGGCCGACTTGACGGGCTCCAACAACACCAAGACCAGCCAGACCAAGAACATCACGCCCGACGATTACGGCCAGCGCTATGTCCATTACGGCATCCGCGAGCATGGCATGGCGGCGGCGATCAACGGTCTCACGCTGCATGGCGGCCTGATCGCCTATGGCGGCACTTTCCTGTGCTTCTCCGACTATGCCCGCCCCTCGATGCGCCTGGCCTCGCTGATGGGCATCCGTTCGATCTTCGTCATGACGCATGACTCGATCGGCCTCGGCGAGGACGGCCCGACCCACCAGCCGGTCGAGCATCTGGCAGCGCTGCGCGCCATCCCGAACCACAATGTCTTCCGTCCGGCCGACGCGGTCGAGACCGCGGAGTGCTGGCAGATCGCGCTGGAATCGGAAAAGACGCCCTCGACCCTGGCGCTGACCCGCCAGAACCTGCCGACCGTTCGCACCGAACATTCGGCGAAGAATCTCTCCAGCCAGGGCGCCTACGAGCTTGCCGCGGCAAACGGCGAGGCCGTGGTGACGATCTTCGCCACCGGCTCCGAGGTCGAGATCGCGCTCGGCGCGCGCGACCTCCTGGAAAAGCACGGCCATCCGACCCGCGTCGTATCGGTGCCCTGCTTCGAGCTGTTCGACCAGCAGAGCGAAGACTATCGCGCCAAGACCATCGGCAACGCCAAGGTGAAGGTCGCGATCGAGGCCGGCATCCGCCAGGGCTGGGATCACCTGATCGGTACCGACGGTATTTTTGTCGGCATGCACGGTTTTGGCGCCTCCGGCTCGATCGAGCAGCTCTATCCGCATTTCGGCATCACTGCCGAGGCCGCGGCCAAGGCGGTCGAAGCCCGCCTGCACGGCAAATAG